A genomic stretch from Leptospira licerasiae serovar Varillal str. VAR 010 includes:
- a CDS encoding TetR/AcrR family transcriptional regulator has protein sequence MRTKPPSPIANRAEARREQILEAALDVFSEKGYHEAGIADIAGKLNIGHGTCYRYFKNKLDILHALVDRILLGLLEVVRKESPEKSNTIEEYRNQIKNIGLELFQLFSKDPRQAKIVFFEAMALDETVKRKVQLGIDKSARLTELYLKNGVKKGFLRKELDTRIASQAVNAMMFEGIRINLSSKVDSKFAKRWLDEMPTLMLEGMGKR, from the coding sequence ATGAGAACAAAGCCTCCTAGTCCGATCGCCAACAGAGCGGAAGCAAGAAGAGAACAGATCTTGGAAGCAGCATTGGATGTATTCTCCGAAAAAGGATACCACGAGGCGGGGATCGCAGACATAGCCGGAAAATTAAACATAGGTCATGGGACCTGTTATCGTTATTTTAAGAATAAATTAGATATCCTACATGCTTTGGTGGATCGTATACTTCTAGGATTATTAGAAGTAGTCCGTAAAGAAAGTCCTGAAAAATCAAATACGATAGAAGAATACAGAAACCAGATAAAGAATATCGGTTTGGAACTATTTCAACTTTTCAGCAAAGACCCAAGACAAGCAAAGATCGTTTTTTTCGAAGCAATGGCCTTGGACGAAACTGTAAAAAGAAAAGTGCAATTGGGAATAGATAAAAGCGCAAGGCTTACAGAGTTGTATCTAAAGAACGGTGTAAAAAAAGGATTTTTAAGAAAAGAATTAGATACTCGTATAGCATCTCAGGCGGTAAATGCTATGATGTTCGAAGGGATACGGATAAACCTTTCTTCCAAGGTGGACTCCAAATTTGCGAAACGTTGGTTGGATGAAATGCCCACCCTTATGTTAGAAGGAATGGGCAAACGTTAA
- a CDS encoding histidine kinase dimerization/phosphoacceptor domain -containing protein, translating to MEKVSGPYSQLLPNPKSEMNKILRLMLSRSLKFFRTPAKFLLVAFVYFLLGKFGESFGTFSDYASPIWPASGWGLVTPLLFGRISYFGIFTGSFLYNCQLRHADLPGQDLSIYFGAAMLIACGSTLQSFTGAYLYKKFIPELDLTKNTTFVLRFLWIETLVCIIAATIACSGLLFLGILDLKAFFSTWIIWWIGDSLGVFVYFPFFLSWLGPGVARFQVHSWKESLGLVSFLILLGGGIFYFFSINEIPAYFPLSYLLIAVISLVSLRFGGKESSLVLIIVSIIAILGTAQGHSYNFPASKEVSLLLLQSFLSAISIASLLALSVVKERMDAQAEIYLSHKRLEDLVTERTQELDRSYRFLGASEAIYKGLFENVPIAILECDYSEVRRMLGELPKMSRKEFSKFLRTNPKFVSECYETVSVIDANKESVRLFEASSKEEVLFLARNFFRKGNEQYFKKLLTRIHFGARILHTEVTLSTCNGKRFEASIRWSLAPEFEETFSSTIITVTEITDKKQAERQLKSSLKEKEVMLKEIHHRVKNNLQVISSLFNLQSEYESDPKIHEAFTESQNRIQTMALIHDELYQSNDLGNVEFSVYSKRLAEKIRSAYKIGAETRVDVISNPINLEISIAIPLGLALNELLTNSFKYAFPNHYSPSEERPKIQVRLQKKEKVVILEVSDNGIGLPNELNPIATHTFGLTLVQVLTKQLKGKLDFSSVKDRGASFQIRFELPN from the coding sequence TTGGAAAAGGTCTCAGGACCTTATTCTCAGTTGCTTCCGAATCCTAAAAGCGAAATGAATAAGATCCTAAGATTAATGTTATCTAGATCTCTCAAATTTTTCCGAACCCCTGCGAAATTCCTTTTAGTGGCCTTTGTTTATTTTCTGTTGGGAAAATTCGGAGAGTCCTTTGGGACTTTTTCGGATTACGCATCTCCCATTTGGCCGGCATCCGGATGGGGACTTGTCACTCCTTTATTATTCGGAAGGATTTCGTACTTCGGGATCTTTACAGGTTCCTTTTTATACAACTGCCAACTCCGACACGCAGATCTTCCGGGACAAGATCTAAGTATTTATTTCGGGGCTGCAATGCTTATCGCCTGCGGAAGCACTTTGCAATCTTTTACGGGCGCTTATTTATACAAAAAGTTTATCCCTGAATTAGATCTTACCAAGAACACTACCTTCGTTCTCAGATTTCTTTGGATAGAAACATTAGTTTGTATCATTGCAGCAACAATCGCATGTTCCGGACTTCTATTCTTAGGGATCTTGGACTTAAAGGCATTTTTTTCTACTTGGATCATTTGGTGGATAGGGGATTCTTTAGGAGTATTCGTATATTTTCCGTTTTTCTTAAGTTGGTTAGGACCGGGAGTTGCGAGATTCCAGGTACATTCTTGGAAAGAAAGTTTGGGGCTAGTTTCCTTCTTAATTTTACTAGGAGGAGGTATCTTTTACTTCTTTAGCATCAACGAAATACCTGCATATTTCCCGCTTTCCTATCTACTGATCGCAGTCATTTCACTAGTCTCTCTCAGATTTGGAGGAAAAGAATCCTCACTAGTGCTTATAATCGTTTCCATTATTGCAATTTTAGGGACCGCACAAGGTCACTCATATAATTTCCCAGCTTCCAAGGAAGTTTCCCTTCTTCTTTTGCAAAGTTTTCTTTCTGCGATCTCAATCGCTTCTCTTCTAGCTTTATCCGTAGTGAAGGAAAGAATGGATGCACAAGCCGAGATATATCTTTCCCATAAAAGATTGGAAGATCTGGTTACGGAAAGGACGCAGGAGCTAGATCGTTCTTACCGTTTCTTAGGAGCAAGCGAAGCAATATACAAGGGTTTATTCGAGAATGTTCCTATCGCAATTTTAGAATGTGATTACTCTGAAGTAAGAAGAATGTTGGGCGAATTGCCTAAGATGTCCAGAAAGGAATTCTCCAAATTCCTAAGAACTAATCCTAAATTCGTTTCCGAGTGTTATGAAACCGTAAGCGTGATAGACGCAAACAAAGAATCGGTCAGATTATTCGAAGCAAGCTCAAAGGAAGAAGTTCTATTTCTCGCCAGGAACTTTTTTCGAAAAGGAAACGAACAGTATTTTAAAAAGCTTCTGACCCGAATACATTTCGGAGCAAGAATACTTCATACCGAAGTTACATTATCCACCTGCAATGGAAAACGATTCGAGGCATCCATTCGTTGGTCCTTGGCACCTGAATTCGAAGAAACATTCTCTTCTACGATCATAACTGTCACAGAGATCACCGATAAAAAACAAGCGGAGAGGCAGTTAAAATCTTCCTTAAAAGAAAAGGAAGTAATGCTAAAAGAGATCCATCACAGAGTAAAAAATAATCTTCAAGTAATTTCCAGCTTATTCAATCTTCAGTCGGAATACGAAAGCGATCCTAAGATCCATGAGGCATTTACTGAAAGCCAAAATCGGATCCAGACCATGGCGTTAATCCATGATGAGCTATACCAATCCAACGATTTGGGAAATGTAGAATTTTCAGTTTATTCCAAAAGACTTGCAGAGAAGATCAGATCCGCTTATAAGATCGGAGCGGAAACAAGAGTGGATGTGATATCAAATCCTATTAATTTAGAGATCAGCATTGCAATTCCACTCGGACTCGCATTGAACGAACTACTCACGAATTCTTTCAAATACGCATTCCCGAATCATTATTCTCCTTCCGAAGAAAGACCAAAGATCCAAGTCAGACTGCAAAAAAAGGAGAAGGTAGTAATTTTAGAAGTTTCAGACAACGGGATCGGTTTGCCCAACGAGTTAAACCCAATCGCAACTCACACATTCGGACTCACTTTAGTTCAAGTTCTAACCAAACAATTGAAAGGAAAATTGGATTTTTCCAGCGTTAAAGACCGGGGGGCCAGCTTCCAAATCCGTTTTGAACTTCCAAATTAG